In Triticum aestivum cultivar Chinese Spring chromosome 5B, IWGSC CS RefSeq v2.1, whole genome shotgun sequence, the following proteins share a genomic window:
- the LOC123116099 gene encoding uncharacterized protein produces the protein MGRKFLNMVLHEYGSRMYSLCRINLSTHLFYPTAKDAATAHEDANARKKKKKHGGIIWPSTISSCKRLPRTVVNFSTPPSTAAASNMRFFSLLPELGETSVMFADPSCNSSVYDMGTKSFVLTPQSYFCKPYDSIALSVRNLCSGGNLLDHEDDHGLYVMNSIDDSFEFFNYCKVGLSTYPLLYNKWYWSPLPPPPSGGRPLVAAAVIDSSNAICASSKHGTYTFDVSREVWSHTGSWVLPFHRAAEYVPELGLWFGLQAPGNGTPQNRLSAFDLSSSAMAESAPSSLHDWEYLDLLPEELLPVGRALVNLGSGKFCIATHCRKDRSALQEEDELENIRSLGGNGVCKLS, from the coding sequence ATGGGTCGCAAGTTTCTGAATATGGTCCTGCACGAGTATGGCAGTAGAATGTATTCGCTGTGCCGCATCAACCTCTCCACTCATCTCTTCTACCCGACAGCAAAGGACGCAGCAACAGCCCATGAAGACGCgaacgcaaggaagaagaagaagaagcatgggGGGATAATATGGCCATCGACGATCTCGAGCTGCAAGCGCCTGCCAAGAACGGTGGTCAACTTTTCGACGccgcccagcaccgccgccgccagcAACATGCGTTTCTTCTCCCTCCTGCCCGAGCTGGGAGAGACCAGCGTCATGTTCGCCGACCCTTCCTGCAATTCCTCGGTCTACGATATGGGCACCAAGTCTTTCGTCCTCACACCCCAATCATACTTCTGCAAGCCGTATGATTCCATCGCCTTGTCCGTTAGGAACCTATGCAGCGGCGGCAATTTATTGGACCACGAAGACGACCACGGCCTCTACGTCATGAACAGCATAGACGACAGCTTTGAGTTCTTCAATTACTGCAAGGTTGGCTTGTCTACCTATCCGTTGCTGTACAATAAGTGGTACTGGAGCCCTCTGCCGCCCCCGCCGTCCGGCGGCCGTCCTCTCGTTGCGGCGGCGGTGATCGACAGCTCCAACGCCATATGCGCGTCGTCCAAGCACGGCACCTACACCTTTGATGTTTCGAGGGAGGTGTGGAGCCACACCGGCAGCTGGGTGCTGCCCTTCCACCGCGCGGCAGAGTATGTCCCTGAGCTCGGACTCTGGTTCGGCCTCCAGGCCCCTGGCAATGGCACCCCTCAAAATCGCTTGTCTGCATTTGACCTTTCGTCCTCTGCCATGGCGGAATCTGCTCCTTCGTCCCTGCATGATTGGGAATACCTCGATCTCCTCCCCGAGGAGTTGCTGCCTGTGGGGCGTGCCTTGGTGAACCTGGGCTCTGGCAAGTTTTGCATCGCGACCCACTGCAGGAAGGATAGGTCTGCACTACAGGAGGAGGACGAGCTGGAGAATATTAGGAGTTTGGGTGGAAATGGGGTGTGCAAACTCTCTTGA